TCGACGAGAGCGGCGTACTTCCCCGCATGCGCGCCGTGGTCCCCGCCGCGGCTTCAACCTCTCTGGGAGAATCGTGATGATCCGGACACCTTTGCTGGCCGTCGCCCTGGCGTTCGCCGGCGCGCCGCTCCCCGCGCAGCAGCTGGCGGGCGGGACGGTGCTGGCGATGGCGGGCCCCGAGCTGCCGCCGGCCGCGCGCTGGCAGCAGGACCCCGCGAACGAGCTGTACCGCGCCGCCCGCGAGGCCCTCAACCGCCGCGAGTACTCCGCCGCCGCGCGCCTCTTCCAGCGCATCCGGCAGGAGCACCCCAGCTCGCGCTACACGCCCGACGCGCTGTACTGGGAAGCCTTTTC
This DNA window, taken from Longimicrobium sp., encodes the following:
- the bamD gene encoding outer membrane protein assembly factor BamD, which codes for MIRTPLLAVALAFAGAPLPAQQLAGGTVLAMAGPELPPAARWQQDPANELYRAAREALNRREYSAAARLFQRIRQEHPSSRYTPDALYWEAFSRYRTGSPTELRTALGALDAQRTRYPRAATRRDADELATRIRGELGRRGDSDAA